Part of the Desulfobaccales bacterium genome is shown below.
TGGAGGGCCGGGGGCAGCGCCTTTACCGGGTGACGGACCCAGACTGCCTGGCCGAGGTGCACCGCGCTTTGGCGCCTTTGCAATTCTTCATCGCCGACGGCCATCACCGCTACGAAACCGCCCTGGCCTTCCAGAAATGGATGAAGGAGCGCTATCCCAACGCCGGTCCCGACGCGCCCTTCAACTTCATGCTCATGTATCTGGCCAACCTCTATGACCCGGAGCTCGTCATCCTCATGGCCCACCGCCTGCTGGGGGGCCCCCGGCTCCGGCGCCTGGATGAGGCCTGGTTTCTGGGTCGGCTGGAAGACTACTTCGAGGTGACGCCCCTGGAGCGCCCCGGCGGCGATCTCGCCGCTTATGCCGCCTTCCTGCAGGACGAGCTGAACCACGCTCCCGCCGGCCGCACCGTCTTCATCCTCGTGGGGGCCCATGCCCGGGCCTGGCGCCTGGAGCTCCGGGAGGAGGTGCGCCGCCGCCTCCTTTCCCGGGAGATGCACCCGGCCCTGGCGCAACTGGACGTCTCGGTGCTCAACTACCTCGTGTTCGACAAATGCCTGGGGCTGGACGCCAAGGCCCAGGATGATCCCGACACCTGCTTCTACTCCAGCCAGGTGGAGGAGGTGCTGGCCACCGTGGCCCAAGGCCGGGCCCGGATGGCCTTCCTCCTCAACCCCACCAAGATCGAGCAGGTGCAGCGGATCGCCCGGGAAGGGCTCATCATGCCCCGCAAATCCACCTACTTCTACCCCAAGGTGATGACCGGCCTCATCCTCAATCCCATCCACCCAGAAGAGCGCATCATCGTGCCCGGGGTGGAGGGGTGAGGGCCAGTGGGTTAAGCAGGCCGGCCGAACCGTTGAGTTCGCAGTTGCCTTCCTGTCTCCCGGGGGATAAAATGGGGCTGACCTGAAAATTTGTGAGGGGAGGGCCGGGGGACCTTGGACCCCCCGCCCTCCCCTCACACACCCCACCCCACCCCCCTTATCAGGGGTTGGGGGAGTGGGTCTGGGAGAGGGGGCAGGGGTCTGCGACCCCTGGTCCCCTCTCCCAGGATTACCAGAAAGGGGGTGAGTCCGGGTGTCTGCACCCAGCTTTCCCAGGAAGTCCTGAAGCCCGCTCCTGGTGAGGGCCTTGGCAAGGCCCGCCAACCGGCGTCGGTGCCAGTGGCCGGGAAGGGCATCCGGAGCAGGACACTCCTGTTATACCCCGCTTCGCTTCTGATTCCCCTTTTCCCGCCTTTTTTCGCCTCGCTGGGATTTTCCTGACACCGTCGCCGGCATTATCCAGGGTGGTGGCTGACTCCGGACGGGTGCGCCCTGTGGCGTGCCGTTGCGGAAGGCTCCTGCTGTGGCCTGGACCTGGTCCGCGGGGAGCGCGGTCACTTCCAGCTCAATCAAGGAGGGTAAGGCTTAATGACGACGGTGCGGGAATTCTTTGCCTCCCGGCTGGGCATCATCAGCGCGGGGGCCTTTATCGGCATCTTCGCCGCCCTGCTGCAGTATTGGGGCAATCCCGGCAACATGGGCATCTGTGTGGCCTGCATGGAGCGGGACATTGCCGGCGCGCTGGGCTTCCATGGGGCGGCGGTGGTGCAGTACGTGCGGCCTGAGATTCTGGGCTTTGTCCTGGGGGCCCTGGCGGGGGCCTATGCCTTCGGGGAGTTTCGCCCCCGGGCCGGTTCGGCCCCCATTGTGCGCTTTATTTTGGGCATGATCGCCATGATCGGCGGCCTGGTCTTTCTGGGCTGTCCCTGGCGGGCGTTGCTTCGGCTGGCCGGCGGTGATGGCAACGCCATCTTCGGGCTATTGGGTCTGGTCGCCGGCATCTGGATGGGCACCCTGTTCTTCAAAGGCGGCTACAACCTGGGGCGCAGCCAGCATACCTACCCCTCGGTGGGGTGGCTATTGCCCCTCCTGTTTTTCGGCCTGCTGATTCTGCGTCTGGTCTTCCCACCCCTGCCGGACAAGGAGCTGAGCGGCATCCTCTTCTATAGCCTGAAGGGGCCGGGGTCCCAGCGGGCGGCCCTGCCCCTGTCGTTGGGAGTGGGGCTGGCGGTGGGCTTCCTGGCCCAGCGCACCCGCTTCTGCACCATGGGCGCCATACGGGACCTCATCCTCTTTCGCCAGATCCATCTCTTCCTGGGGATCGCGGCCTTGCTGGTGGCCGCCTTCGCGGCCAACCTGGCCCTGGGGCAGTTCAAGCCCGGCTTCACCGGCCAGCCCGTGGCCCACACCATGTCCCTGTGGAACTTTGCCGGCATGGTGGTGGCGGGTCTGGCCTTCGCCCTGGCGGGGGGCTGTCCCGGGCGCCAGCTCTTCCTGGCCGGGGAAGGGGATGGGGACGCGGCGGTCTTTGTCCTGGGGATGATTGTGGGCGCGGCGGTGTCCCACAACTTCGGCCTGGCCAGCTCCCCCGCCGGCATCGGCCCCTATGGGATGCACGCCGTCATCATCAGCCTGCTGGTGCTGGTCTTCATCGGCTACACCATGCGCCAGAAGCTGTCCTGAAGGAGGACCTGACATGCGCGAGATGGTGGACGCCCGGGGGCTCTCCTGCCCCCAGCCGGTCCTGTTGACCGTGGAAAAGCTCAAATCCCTGAATCAGGGGGAGGTGGTGGTGCTGGTGGACACCGACACCTCCCGGGAGAATGTGCAGCGGGCCGCAGCCAGCCTCGGCTGGGAGGTGGCGGCGGTCTCGACCGAGGGCTCAGATTACCGCCTGACCCTGAAGAAGGGCTGAGGCGGGCCATGGCCTTCTGGACATTCTGGCGCCGCAAGGCCGAAGCGGCCTCGCCCTCGGCCCCGGTGGAGGACGGCCTCCTCGTCTTTGCCCACACCAGTGAGGTGATCCGGGCCGAGGCGGTGCTGCAGGAGGCGGGCATTACGGTGGCGGTCATGGGCCCGCCTCCGGAAATCCAAAGCGGCTGCGATCTGGTGATCCGGTTTCCGCTCATGCGGCAGCTGGAGATCCTGCGGCTGCTGGAGGAACGGGGCCTCGCGCCTTTGGAGGCGGTGCCGGTGCGCGGACCGCTCCTTAAGCCGGTGGACCTCTTCCAGGTGACGGACTTTGGCCGCTATCTCATGGTGAGGGCCGCCAACATGAAGCTCACGGTGGACAAGGAGACCCGGGAGATCGTCAACGTCTCCGGGGGCGGCTGCCCCGATGTCCCCTATCTGGCCGCCCGGCTGGTGGGGCGGCGCCTGGATGAGGCCCCTCGGCCTCGGGAGCTGGGCCATACCCTGTGCGGCTACGCCCTGGAGCTGGCCTTCACGAAGCTAAAGCGCCGATGCTCCTGGTGATCGGCACCCTGCCGGAGCCGGACCTGCCGGTGGTGGCCGGCCCCGTGGCCCTCACCCCCGGTGGCCTGGCCGTGGATCGGCACCTCTTCCCGGTGACCCGGGGCACCGCGGCGCTTTTGGCCGCGGCCGCCCGGGCTCTGGAGTTCCTGGGCCGGCCGCCGCCCGTGGCCTTCTTGGCGGGAGACATCGGCCTGGGGGAGGGGAGCCGCCGGCTATATGAATATGCCGCCAACCATCTGGGGGAGCGGCCCTGGACGGCGGTGGCGGGCCATTACATCCTCCCCCTGGTGGACGGCCACAGCCGGGTGCTCATGGCCTGGGAGGAACTCTCCCCCCGGCCCAGGCTCATCGCCGATGCCGGCTTCATGTATGTGGCCAAGATGAGCGGCTATGCCCCGGCCTACGATCTCTTCACCCCCGACGCCGGGGAGCTGGCCTTTCTGGCGGATGAGCAGGCTCCGCACCCCTTCTACACCCGGGGTTTCATCCTCAAGGAGGAAGAGCGGGTGCCGGAGCTCATTGAACGGGCCTATGCCCACGACAACGCTCCCCGGTGCCTCTTGGTGAAGGGGCAGACGGACTATGTGGCCTGCCGGGAGGGCATCCTGGCCACGGTGGCCGAGCCCACGGTGCCGGCCCTGGAGGCCATGGGCGGCACCGGCGACACCCTCACCGGACTGGCCGCCGCCCTCGTGAGCGCCGGCTGGGAGGTCTGCGAGGCGGCGCACCTGGCAGCCTGCCTCAACCGCCTGGCAGGCGCCTTGGCCCGGCCCACCCCGGCCAGCCAGGTGATGGAGCTCATCGCCCACATCCCCGCCGCCTTGGCGGAAACACTGCAACCCTGATATATGGTGGGAGGGGGCCAGGGGCCAAAGACCCCTGCCCCCTCTCCCTAAGCCCTTTCCCCAACCCCATAATGGAGGTGAGGAGGGGAGCCTGAGGGGAGGGGGGCCATTGGTCCCCCCTCCTCTCAGAAAATCCAAATGGCACTGAAGGGGTGCTGAGGATGACCACTGAACCCCTGACCCCGGACCTCACCCTGCTGGAGGTCCTGAGCCGCTGGCGCCAGACCGAGGCGGTGTTCCGCCGCTTGGAGGAGGAGGCCGGGGTGTGCCTCCTGTGTCATGCCCTGTTTGACACCCTGGCGGAGGCTGCGGAAAAGTACAAGTTGGACCTGGAAAGGCTGCTGACGGAGCTGCAGGCGGTGGCGGAGGCCACTGAGAAGGAAGAAGAAAAATAATGGGAGAGGGGACCAGGGGTCACAGACCCCTGCCCCCTCTCCCTAAGCCCTCTCCCCCAACCCCATAAAGGGGGTTGGGAGGGGAGCCTGAGGGGAGGGCGGGGGAGCCACCGCTCCCCCGGCCCTCCCCTCAATCGTCTCAGGCGGTCTTGATCTCGATGGCCTTGGGTTTGACCTCTTCCTTTTTCGGGCAGGTGATGGTCAGGACGCCGTCCTTGTAAGTGGCCTCGATCTTGTCCGGGTCCACCGGTGCCGGCAGGCGGATGCCCCGGGAGAAGGAGCCGTAGCTGCGCTCCACCAGGTGGTAACTTTCGCCCTTCTCCTCCTTTTCCGCCTTCTTTTCGCCTTTGATGGTGAGGAGGTCGCCCACCAGGGAGATGTCAATGTCCTTGACGTCGATGCCGGGGACCTCCGCTTTGATGGTGATCTTGTCGGCGGTCTCGGAGACATCCACCGCCGGGGCCCACACCTGCTCGAAGGGTTCCAAAGCCCGCCGGCTGGGGCCAAAGAAGTCCTCCCACAGACGGTCCATCTCCCGGCGCAGCCGGGCCACTTCCCTAAAGGGGCGCCATTCCATGATATCGGCCATGACTTTCACCTCCTCCACGTCGTTTAATTTTTCACAAATCTGTTAATTCTGCGCCAGTGGCCTGTCAAGGGTCGGGGGAAACTTTTCCTTGCTTTTCTGGGGTGGCTGATGGTAGAACAGAGGCACCCGAAGGTGCCCCATGAGTCGCCAGAGGACATGTTTTTGGAGCCCCCGCCTTCCTGCATCCAGGGAGGCTTTTTTTTGCCGGGATTGTAAGGTGAGGCGCTTATGCGACTGAAGCGCAAGGACCTGGTGGGCCTCGCTGACCTGGCCCCCGAGGAGATCACCCTGATTCTGGACACCGCCGCCTCCCTGAAGGAGATCTCGGCCAGGCCCATTAAAAAGGTGCCGACGCTTCGGGGCAAAACGGTGGTGACGCTCTTTTATGAGCCCTCCACCCGGACCCGCATGTCCTTTGAGATTGCCGCCAAGCGCCTGTCCGCCGACACGGTGAATCTCACCGTGGCGGCCTCCAGCGCCGTCAAGGGGGAGACTTTGGCGGACACCGCCGCCAATCTGGAGGCCATGGCCCCGGATCTCCTCATCATCCGGCACCAGGCCTCAGGCGCCCCCCACTTCCTGGCCCGGCGCCTGGCCTGCGGCGTGATCAACGCCGGCGACGGCACCCACGAGCATCCCACCCAGGCCCTCCTGGATATGCTCACGGTGAGGGAGGCCAAAGGCACGCTTTCCGGCCTCAAGGTGGCCATTGTGGGGGATATCCTCCATTCCCGGGTGGCCCGTTCCAATGTGCACGGCTTCCTCAAGATGGGCTCCGAGGTCTGGCTGGCGGGCCCGGCCACCATGCTGCCGGCGGGTTTGGCGGCCCTGGGCGCCCGGCTCACCACCTCCATGCGGGAGGCCCTCAGCGGGGCCGATGTGGTGATGATGCTGAGGCTGCAGCTGGAGCGCATGGGGCAGCATTTCTTCTCCACCCTGAGGGAGTACAGCCGCACCTACGGCCTCAACCCCGAGACCCTGGCCTGGGCCAAGGAGGATGCCATCGTCATGCATCCGGGACCCTTGAACCGGGGGGTGGAGATCGACCCGGCGGTGGCGGACGGCCCCCGGGCGGTGATCCTGGAGCAGGTGGCCAACGGCGTGGCGGTGCGCATGGCGGTGCTCCTGCTTTTGAGCGGCGGGGAATGAAGCCGGCCGAAGCAGGCGGGAAGCGGCCTGGGATGTGACCACGGCCCGAGGTCCCTCCTCTTGGGCAGAGGCGCCGGGCAGAGCCTGATGGAACCCGCTCCCTTAGACAATCTGGACAACAGCCATAGGGGTTTTCTCATATGAGTCTCCTCATTGCCGGCGGGGTGGTGGTGGATCCGGCCCAGGGGTTGGAGGAGCCCCGGGACCTGCTCCTGGAGCATGGCCGGGTGGCGGCCCTGGAGCCGCCGGGGGTCATCCCCCGGGAGGGCCGCCGGGTCATCGACGCCACCGGGCTTTTCGTCTGCCCCGGGCTCATCGACATGCATGTGCACCTGAGGGAGCCCGGGGAGGAGTACAAGGAGACCATCGCCAGCGGCACCCTGGCCGCGGCCCGGGGGGGCTTCACCGGGGTGGCCTGCATGCCCAACACCCGGCCGGTGAACGACCAGGCGACGGTGACCCGCTTCATCCTGGAGCAGGCGGCGAAATCCGGCCGCGCCCGGGTCTATCCGGTGGGGGCCATTACCCTGGGCTCCAAAGGCGAGGCCCTGTGCGAGTACGGCGAGCTCAAGGCCGCAGGCTGCGTGGCCCT
Proteins encoded:
- a CDS encoding DUF1015 domain-containing protein, giving the protein MAYVAPFRGLYFNPAKVPQLSEVVTPPYDVIRPEEREAFAARHPYNMVHLILPEALPGDGPLENRYTRAAARFRQWLTEQVFLRDETPAFYYWETDFQSRGQSLTRRGFAAVVRLEPFSKGIILPHEQTFSAIKADRLELFKHCRAHFSPIFTLFPDESRQILERLRNAAPAKPLLDFTDVEGRGQRLYRVTDPDCLAEVHRALAPLQFFIADGHHRYETALAFQKWMKERYPNAGPDAPFNFMLMYLANLYDPELVILMAHRLLGGPRLRRLDEAWFLGRLEDYFEVTPLERPGGDLAAYAAFLQDELNHAPAGRTVFILVGAHARAWRLELREEVRRRLLSREMHPALAQLDVSVLNYLVFDKCLGLDAKAQDDPDTCFYSSQVEEVLATVAQGRARMAFLLNPTKIEQVQRIAREGLIMPRKSTYFYPKVMTGLILNPIHPEERIIVPGVEG
- the yedE gene encoding YedE family putative selenium transporter; translated protein: MTTVREFFASRLGIISAGAFIGIFAALLQYWGNPGNMGICVACMERDIAGALGFHGAAVVQYVRPEILGFVLGALAGAYAFGEFRPRAGSAPIVRFILGMIAMIGGLVFLGCPWRALLRLAGGDGNAIFGLLGLVAGIWMGTLFFKGGYNLGRSQHTYPSVGWLLPLLFFGLLILRLVFPPLPDKELSGILFYSLKGPGSQRAALPLSLGVGLAVGFLAQRTRFCTMGAIRDLILFRQIHLFLGIAALLVAAFAANLALGQFKPGFTGQPVAHTMSLWNFAGMVVAGLAFALAGGCPGRQLFLAGEGDGDAAVFVLGMIVGAAVSHNFGLASSPAGIGPYGMHAVIISLLVLVFIGYTMRQKLS
- a CDS encoding sulfurtransferase TusA family protein, with translation MREMVDARGLSCPQPVLLTVEKLKSLNQGEVVVLVDTDTSRENVQRAAASLGWEVAAVSTEGSDYRLTLKKG
- a CDS encoding DUF3343 domain-containing protein; protein product: MAFWTFWRRKAEAASPSAPVEDGLLVFAHTSEVIRAEAVLQEAGITVAVMGPPPEIQSGCDLVIRFPLMRQLEILRLLEERGLAPLEAVPVRGPLLKPVDLFQVTDFGRYLMVRAANMKLTVDKETREIVNVSGGGCPDVPYLAARLVGRRLDEAPRPRELGHTLCGYALELAFTKLKRRCSW
- a CDS encoding NAD(P)H-hydrate dehydratase, whose product is MLLVIGTLPEPDLPVVAGPVALTPGGLAVDRHLFPVTRGTAALLAAAARALEFLGRPPPVAFLAGDIGLGEGSRRLYEYAANHLGERPWTAVAGHYILPLVDGHSRVLMAWEELSPRPRLIADAGFMYVAKMSGYAPAYDLFTPDAGELAFLADEQAPHPFYTRGFILKEEERVPELIERAYAHDNAPRCLLVKGQTDYVACREGILATVAEPTVPALEAMGGTGDTLTGLAAALVSAGWEVCEAAHLAACLNRLAGALARPTPASQVMELIAHIPAALAETLQP
- a CDS encoding Hsp20/alpha crystallin family protein — translated: MADIMEWRPFREVARLRREMDRLWEDFFGPSRRALEPFEQVWAPAVDVSETADKITIKAEVPGIDVKDIDISLVGDLLTIKGEKKAEKEEKGESYHLVERSYGSFSRGIRLPAPVDPDKIEATYKDGVLTITCPKKEEVKPKAIEIKTA
- a CDS encoding aspartate carbamoyltransferase catalytic subunit, whose amino-acid sequence is MRLKRKDLVGLADLAPEEITLILDTAASLKEISARPIKKVPTLRGKTVVTLFYEPSTRTRMSFEIAAKRLSADTVNLTVAASSAVKGETLADTAANLEAMAPDLLIIRHQASGAPHFLARRLACGVINAGDGTHEHPTQALLDMLTVREAKGTLSGLKVAIVGDILHSRVARSNVHGFLKMGSEVWLAGPATMLPAGLAALGARLTTSMREALSGADVVMMLRLQLERMGQHFFSTLREYSRTYGLNPETLAWAKEDAIVMHPGPLNRGVEIDPAVADGPRAVILEQVANGVAVRMAVLLLLSGGE